The uncultured Desulfobulbus sp. genome window below encodes:
- a CDS encoding sigma-54 dependent transcriptional regulator: MMLSKHDFSAPVPGVHVLLVDDEPDFVQGIARLLGGRFPELTITPVNSGRAALEVLKQASVQIMITDLRMPEMSGMELVRLAVKKHKELSIVVLSAYGSIETAVEALRAGAYDFLTKPIEPDQLYRVVEKGIERTRLLAENLRLRHILSQQDAQQELVGESKAMQQLRSSIAAVAQADYTVLIRGESGTGKELATRLVHRLGLRARDPFLAINCPSIPENLLESELFGYVRGAFTGANQDHIGLLTAADGGTLHLDEIGDISPSLQTKLLRFLQNGEVRPVGAHTTKAVNVRVLASTNQDLEARMQEGKFREDLFYRLNVLSLTLPPLRERVEDIPLLATTFLRHTCQELGVADKEMSIEVFEWMATQPWPGNVRELQNLVRRLTVFAPSDRIDLALVHQVAEQAGMSRAKNLSKPSLSAPLPLYKEAKAEVVDAFSRNYLQLLLKQTGGNISEAARLSGLSRVALQKIMNRLGEQAATFRQSSKKSSFAAEQ; encoded by the coding sequence ATGATGTTGTCTAAGCACGATTTTTCTGCACCAGTTCCTGGTGTTCATGTCCTCCTGGTGGATGATGAACCGGACTTTGTCCAGGGTATTGCTCGTTTACTGGGCGGCCGCTTTCCAGAGCTTACAATCACCCCTGTCAACAGTGGAAGAGCTGCCCTTGAAGTGCTGAAACAGGCGTCTGTGCAAATCATGATCACCGATCTGCGTATGCCCGAGATGAGCGGTATGGAGCTTGTACGTCTGGCCGTCAAAAAACACAAAGAACTCTCCATAGTCGTCCTGAGTGCTTATGGTTCCATCGAAACTGCGGTGGAGGCGCTGCGGGCGGGAGCTTATGATTTTTTAACCAAACCCATCGAGCCCGACCAGTTATATCGCGTCGTCGAAAAAGGAATTGAACGCACCCGTCTGCTCGCTGAGAATCTCCGTCTGCGACACATTCTTTCCCAGCAGGATGCCCAGCAGGAATTGGTCGGGGAATCAAAGGCAATGCAGCAACTGCGCAGCTCAATTGCGGCTGTGGCCCAGGCTGATTACACCGTGCTGATTCGCGGTGAATCTGGAACCGGAAAAGAACTGGCGACTCGACTGGTCCATCGCCTGGGGCTGCGTGCTCGAGATCCATTCCTTGCTATCAACTGCCCTTCAATTCCAGAAAACCTGCTTGAGAGTGAACTCTTTGGCTATGTTCGGGGTGCCTTTACCGGAGCGAACCAGGATCACATAGGCCTGTTGACCGCAGCCGATGGCGGAACACTGCACCTCGATGAAATTGGTGACATCAGCCCTTCGTTACAGACAAAACTGCTTCGCTTTCTCCAAAACGGCGAAGTACGCCCTGTCGGTGCCCACACGACCAAGGCGGTCAATGTCCGGGTTCTTGCCTCCACCAATCAGGATCTGGAGGCACGTATGCAGGAAGGTAAATTTCGTGAAGATCTTTTCTATCGACTGAACGTCCTTTCCCTCACCCTGCCTCCTCTACGTGAACGGGTCGAAGATATACCTCTTTTAGCCACGACTTTTCTTCGTCATACCTGCCAGGAACTTGGAGTGGCTGACAAAGAGATGAGCATTGAGGTGTTTGAGTGGATGGCAACCCAGCCCTGGCCAGGGAATGTCCGTGAATTACAGAACCTGGTTCGCCGTCTCACCGTATTTGCCCCTTCAGATCGTATTGACCTGGCTCTGGTCCACCAGGTTGCAGAACAAGCCGGGATGAGCAGGGCCAAAAATTTATCCAAACCGTCTCTTTCAGCTCCACTCCCTCTCTATAAAGAAGCAAAGGCAGAAGTTGTTGACGCCTTTTCCCGCAATTACCTGCAACTCTTACTCAAACAAACAGGGGGCAATATATCCGAGGCCGCTCGGCTCTCAGGCCTTTCTCGGGTTGCTCTCCAAAAAATCATGAACCGGCTGGGCGAACAGGCAGCCACTTTCCGCCAGTCCTCCAAAAAATCCTCCTTTGCAGCAGAGCAATAG